A window from Labrus mixtus chromosome 14, fLabMix1.1, whole genome shotgun sequence encodes these proteins:
- the endou2 gene encoding uridylate-specific endoribonuclease B: MIESDRELSAMVQELWDNDVNRLKPGKDYRISLQGKAGDSLAMNDDNNDGAGYPLFTFVDENIFKKETFLAFISLLDNYESDTGEPEIVTPEEVAENHKFLDLIIQTPTMKIAHKYLVEKNLSPADNTKFKEQLYRIWFELYARRGSSRPDSSGFEHVFVGETRGRRTVIGFHNWIQLYLQEKLGHIDYKGYSVNANSPQPDENKHILALQFSWKNGIKPKGSIFIGVSPEFEIALYTLCFLSSPNERVKVQFSYYDVEIVCHHYNQKHIGTTYPVLLKYQNPAKRN, translated from the exons ATGATtgagagtgacagagagctgTCGGCCATGGTGCAGGAGCTGTGGGACAATGATGTCAACAGACTGAAACCTGGGAAAGACTACAGGATCTCTCTGCAG gGCAAAGCTGGAGACAGCTTGGCCATGAACGACGACAACAATGATGGAGCAGGATACCCTCTATTTACATTTGTCGAtgagaacattttcaagaaggaGACATTTTTAG cctTTATCTCCCTGTTGGATAACTATGAGAGCGACACCGGTGAGCCAGAAATTGTGACCCCGGAGGAGGTGGCAGAGAACCACAAGTTCTTGGACCTCATCATACAGACTCCCACCATGAAG aTTGCTCATAAATACCTGGTAGAGAAGAACCTCTCTCCGGCAGATAACACAAAATTCAAGGAGCAGCTGTACAGAATCTGGTTTGAACTTTATGCGAGGAGAGGATCCAGCAG GCCAGACTCCTCAGGGTTTGAGCACGTGTTTGTTGGAGAGACGAGAGGCAGGCGAACAGTCATTGGCTTTCACAACTGGATCCAGCTCTACCTCCAAGAAAAGCTGGGACACATTGACTATAAAGGCTACAGTGTCAATGCAAATTCACCTCAG cCGGACGAGAACAAACACATCCTGGCGCTACAGTTCAGCTGGAAGAACGGTATAAAGCCCAAAGGCAGCATCTTCATCGGTGTCAGCCCGGAGTTTGAGATCGCCCTCTACACCCTCTGTTTCCTCAGCTCACCCAACGAGCGTGTCAAAGTCCAGTTCAGTTACTACGACGTGGAGATTGTTTGCCACCACTACAACCAGAAGCACATAGGCACCACTTACCCTGTGCTTCTGAAATACCAGAACCCTGCCAAACGTAATTAG